A part of Deltaproteobacteria bacterium genomic DNA contains:
- a CDS encoding C_GCAxxG_C_C family protein, translating into MREELDWDPFPFQWATTGYQGAIHTGRTICGALFGGAVVLGLLHGTNSAQAPGVEDERRTKAIESVHNLFQGFIERFGDTDCQRLTGCDFSQEEDEARYRQDEIYITCFQYFKYVLEKCLDQSASLVKNEKG; encoded by the coding sequence GGCTACAACAGGTTACCAGGGCGCTATTCACACGGGGAGGACCATATGCGGCGCCCTTTTTGGAGGAGCGGTCGTACTCGGACTTCTCCATGGCACAAACTCAGCCCAGGCCCCTGGAGTCGAAGACGAAAGGAGGACCAAGGCCATCGAATCTGTGCATAACCTTTTTCAGGGCTTTATCGAACGGTTCGGCGATACGGATTGCCAGCGCCTGACCGGATGTGACTTCAGCCAGGAAGAAGACGAGGCAAGGTACCGCCAGGACGAAATCTATATCACCTGCTTTCAGTATTTTAAATACGTCCTGGAAAAATGCCTGGATCAATCGGCTTCCCTGGTAAAAAATGAAAAAGGTTAA